A genomic stretch from Candidatus Krumholzibacteriia bacterium includes:
- a CDS encoding GerMN domain-containing protein, whose translation MDDLPRFPGDPEPAMSRGGLGVRHLIVIAVLAVVVMAGVMWKLTRRPAEPTREPAPREVSRVPEGSRTVTLFFAGTDEPIIYGESREVAVGRRLDEQVRQVIGALIAGPERESGVSAVPPGTQLLGVLLDESATTLFLDFSSELVAAHPGGSAAEYCTIAAVVKTIGENFPEIEAVQFLVDGSQVDTIAGHIRADQPFRVSDWR comes from the coding sequence ATGGACGATCTCCCGCGCTTTCCAGGCGATCCAGAGCCGGCCATGTCGCGCGGCGGGCTGGGCGTTCGCCACCTGATCGTCATCGCGGTCCTGGCCGTGGTGGTAATGGCCGGGGTGATGTGGAAGCTCACGCGCCGTCCGGCGGAACCGACCCGAGAACCGGCGCCGCGCGAGGTCTCGCGCGTTCCCGAGGGCAGCCGCACCGTCACCCTGTTCTTCGCGGGTACGGATGAACCGATCATCTATGGCGAGTCGCGCGAAGTGGCGGTGGGGCGCCGCTTGGACGAACAGGTCCGCCAGGTCATCGGGGCGCTGATCGCGGGGCCCGAGCGCGAGAGTGGCGTAAGCGCCGTCCCGCCCGGCACGCAATTGCTGGGCGTGCTGCTGGACGAATCCGCCACCACGCTGTTTCTCGATTTCAGTTCCGAACTGGTGGCGGCGCACCCGGGAGGGAGTGCGGCGGAGTACTGCACCATCGCCGCCGTCGTCAAGACCATTGGAGAGAACTTCCCGGAGATCGAAGCAGTCCAGTTTCTGGTGGATGGTTCCCAGGTGGACACGATCGCGGGACACATTCGCGCCGATCAGCCGTTCCGTGTGAGCGACTGGCGCTAG
- the murI gene encoding glutamate racemase: MSQQPIGVFDSGIGGLTVLRELLARLPGESFVYFGDTARVPYGTKSAETVRRFSRENVHFLLERGVKMVVVACNTASSHALPMLEGEFDVPIVGVIEPGVRAAVAATRSHRIGVVGTAATVRSNAYPTRIAQELPDAVVISQACPLFVPLVEEGWIDSPLTRMVAEEYLKVYAGTGIDTLVLGCTHYPLLKGVIGDVVGKDVVLVDSAVETAREVERMLGQHSIAGAQGGSFHIILSDTSPAFAGLAARCLGRTVPDIELVSVG, translated from the coding sequence ATGTCCCAGCAACCCATCGGCGTTTTCGACTCCGGTATCGGCGGACTCACCGTGCTGCGCGAACTGCTCGCGCGCCTGCCGGGCGAGTCGTTCGTCTACTTCGGCGACACCGCGCGCGTGCCCTACGGCACCAAGAGCGCGGAGACCGTGCGGCGGTTCTCGCGCGAAAACGTCCACTTCCTGCTGGAACGCGGCGTGAAGATGGTGGTCGTTGCCTGCAATACGGCTTCGTCGCACGCGCTTCCCATGCTGGAGGGTGAGTTCGACGTCCCCATCGTCGGGGTGATCGAGCCGGGCGTGCGCGCCGCGGTCGCCGCCACGCGCAGCCACCGCATCGGCGTGGTGGGTACCGCGGCCACCGTGCGCTCCAACGCCTACCCGACCCGCATCGCCCAGGAGCTGCCCGACGCGGTGGTCATCTCCCAGGCGTGCCCGCTCTTCGTTCCGCTGGTGGAGGAGGGCTGGATCGACAGTCCGCTCACGCGCATGGTGGCGGAGGAGTATCTCAAGGTCTACGCGGGCACCGGCATCGACACGCTGGTGCTGGGCTGTACGCACTACCCGCTGCTCAAAGGCGTCATCGGCGATGTGGTGGGCAAGGACGTGGTGCTGGTGGATTCTGCCGTGGAGACCGCACGCGAGGTGGAGCGGATGCTGGGCCAGCACAGCATCGCGGGTGCGCAAGGCGGGAGCTTTCACATCATCCTGAGCGATACCAGCCCCGCGTTCGCGGGACTCGCGGCGCGCTGCCTGGGGAGAACCGTTCCGGACATCGAACTCGTGTCGGTGGGTTGA
- the rph gene encoding ribonuclease PH, producing MRKDKRAPGDLRPISIQRGYLRHAEGSALIEIGETRVICSATLDPGVPRWMMGKGRGWVTAEYGMLPRSSKQRINREADRGRTGRTHEIQRLIGRCCRAAVEMKLLGENTVLVDCDVIEADGGTRTASVTGACVALYDALSTLELKEHPMNFLVSAVSVGMVDGVPMLDLAYNEDSAAEVDLNVVMAESGAFIEVQGTAERVPFTTEQFEAMLALARSGCQSLFEAQRAVLGIG from the coding sequence ATGCGGAAAGACAAACGTGCCCCGGGGGACCTGAGGCCCATCAGCATCCAGCGGGGCTACCTGCGCCACGCGGAGGGCTCCGCCCTCATCGAGATCGGCGAGACCCGCGTGATCTGCAGCGCCACGCTGGACCCGGGCGTGCCCCGGTGGATGATGGGGAAGGGGCGGGGCTGGGTTACCGCCGAGTACGGCATGCTGCCGCGCAGCTCCAAGCAGCGCATCAACCGCGAGGCGGACCGGGGCCGGACCGGCCGCACCCATGAGATCCAGCGGCTGATCGGCCGCTGCTGCCGCGCGGCGGTGGAGATGAAACTGCTGGGGGAGAACACCGTGCTGGTGGACTGCGACGTGATCGAGGCCGACGGCGGCACGCGCACCGCGTCCGTCACCGGGGCGTGCGTGGCGCTGTACGACGCGCTCTCCACGCTCGAGCTCAAGGAGCATCCCATGAACTTCCTGGTGTCGGCGGTGAGCGTGGGCATGGTGGACGGCGTTCCCATGCTCGATCTCGCGTATAATGAAGACTCCGCCGCCGAGGTGGACTTGAACGTGGTAATGGCGGAGAGCGGCGCGTTCATCGAGGTGCAGGGAACCGCCGAGCGTGTGCCCTTCACCACCGAGCAGTTCGAAGCGATGCTCGCGCTGGCGCGCAGCGGCTGCCAGTCTCTGTTCGAAGCGCAGCGCGCCGTGCTCGGCATCGGCTGA
- a CDS encoding non-canonical purine NTP pyrophosphatase: protein MEIVLATRNKDKVREIVALFAGLDIEVSTLDDFPEAPATVEDGETLEANAIKKASEARDLTGHSALADDTGLEVESLGGAPGIFAARYAGEEATYQDNCRKLLREMRDVPPGERQARFRTVMALALAPADTARLLVHFARHPDLGKPGTIDCLLSEGVLPGEIAAAARGESGFGYDPVFIELASGRTLAEMTEEEKNATSHRYRAAIGMRELLLRYEMAHEGEKA from the coding sequence ATGGAAATCGTCCTCGCCACGCGCAACAAGGACAAGGTTCGCGAGATCGTGGCGCTCTTTGCCGGCCTCGATATCGAGGTGTCCACCCTGGACGATTTCCCTGAGGCGCCGGCCACCGTGGAGGACGGAGAGACGCTGGAGGCGAACGCCATCAAGAAGGCGAGCGAAGCACGCGACCTCACCGGGCATTCCGCCCTGGCCGACGACACCGGGCTCGAGGTGGAATCTCTCGGCGGCGCGCCCGGCATCTTCGCGGCGCGCTATGCGGGCGAGGAAGCCACCTACCAGGACAACTGCAGGAAGCTGCTGCGCGAGATGCGCGACGTTCCCCCCGGCGAGCGGCAGGCGCGATTTCGCACCGTGATGGCGCTGGCGCTGGCACCCGCGGACACGGCGCGGCTGCTGGTCCACTTCGCCCGCCACCCGGACCTCGGCAAGCCGGGGACCATCGATTGTCTCCTGTCCGAGGGGGTTCTTCCGGGGGAGATCGCGGCCGCGGCGCGGGGCGAATCCGGTTTCGGCTATGATCCGGTGTTCATCGAGCTGGCGTCGGGGCGCACGCTGGCCGAAATGACCGAGGAAGAAAAGAACGCCACCAGCCATCGCTACCGCGCGGCCATCGGCATGCGCGAGTTGTTGTTGCGGTACGAAATGGCACACGAAGGGGAGAAAGCGTGA
- a CDS encoding ATP-binding cassette domain-containing protein, with translation MSEPIIDIRGIVKRYGDFTAVDDLTFSVPPGSIYGLLGPNGAGKSTTIRMMMRIMLPDEGHISVLGSGLAQVDLDRVGYLPEERGLYKKMKVLSLLTFFGEIKGLSRHDAQSRAGAWLERMGLADRALKPVEDLSKGMQQKVQFISTILHEPELLILDEPFSGLDPVNATAIKDIILEYHRKGHTIVFSTHMMEQVEKLCDQICLIHRGRAVLSGTLQSVKKQYGKNGLALRVVGDGSFLRELPEVASLQDNGNELFLRLRDGADPDRVLDAARARLRVTRYELAEPSIHDIFIERVSEVS, from the coding sequence GTGAGCGAACCGATCATCGACATACGGGGCATCGTCAAGCGCTACGGCGACTTCACCGCCGTGGACGACCTGACCTTCTCCGTGCCGCCGGGTTCCATCTACGGCCTGCTGGGGCCGAATGGCGCCGGCAAGTCCACCACCATCCGCATGATGATGCGCATCATGCTCCCCGACGAGGGGCACATCAGCGTGCTCGGTTCCGGCCTGGCCCAGGTGGACCTGGACCGGGTGGGGTACCTGCCCGAGGAGCGCGGTCTCTACAAGAAGATGAAGGTTCTCAGCCTGCTCACCTTCTTCGGCGAGATCAAGGGGCTCTCCCGTCACGATGCGCAGAGCCGCGCCGGCGCATGGCTGGAGCGCATGGGGCTCGCGGACCGCGCGCTCAAGCCGGTGGAGGACCTCTCCAAGGGCATGCAGCAGAAGGTGCAGTTCATCTCCACCATCCTGCACGAGCCCGAGCTGCTCATTCTGGATGAGCCGTTCTCCGGGCTCGACCCGGTCAATGCCACCGCCATCAAGGACATCATCCTGGAGTACCACCGCAAGGGCCACACCATCGTCTTCTCCACGCACATGATGGAGCAGGTGGAGAAGCTCTGCGACCAGATCTGTCTCATCCACCGTGGCCGGGCGGTGCTGTCCGGAACCCTGCAGTCCGTCAAGAAGCAGTACGGCAAGAACGGGCTCGCCCTGCGCGTGGTGGGAGACGGTTCCTTCCTGCGGGAACTCCCCGAGGTTGCGAGCCTGCAGGACAACGGCAACGAGCTCTTTCTGCGCCTGCGCGACGGTGCCGACCCGGACCGCGTGCTGGACGCCGCGCGCGCGCGCCTGCGGGTG